A segment of the Gemmatimonadota bacterium genome:
TGGAGAGCCTGTTGTTCGGGCTGGACGCCCGCGACCCGCTCACCCTCGTCGGCGTCGCCACCGGTCTCTTCGCCGCCGCCGCGCTGGCCACCTGGGTTCCTGCGTGGCGGGGCACGGCGGTGGATCCGGTGGAGGCCGTGCGGGAGTAGCCGGACCGGCCGGTCGCCGACGGCACGACTGCGGCTCCGGTACGTACGGGAACGAGCGACGACGCCCGATCTGCGGACCCTCGCAGGAAGCGGCGTGGCCGGCCGCCCAGCTCCATGGCGCGTCTACCGAATGCATCCACCTGCACGGTGGGTGAACCTGTTCCGGAGGCGTTCCATGGCGCTCATCTGCAGACAGATCGTCGACGAGATCGAGGAGACGGTGTGGGAACCCGTCGAGCGCTGGGTGGAGAAGCGCGAGAAGAAGTGCAAGAAGCGCAAGTGCAAGAAGTGGTGCCTCTGCTGCAACAAGTGGTTCTGTTGGATCGAGACGTTCCTCGAGAAGGTTGTCACCTGGGTGGCCAAGCAGGTCGTGAATCTGGTCACCCGGGTGGTGTGCGAGATGGTGCACGACGTGGTCGGCACCGTCATCGCGACCGTGATCAAGCTGGTGGAGATCGTGGTGGACGTCCTGGACGTCCTCTGGCAACTGGTCACCCTCGACTGGGAGGGTCTCAAGGACGCGCTGCAGGAGCTGGTCGCCGACCTCGTGGACCTGGGCCCGCTGATCGTCCGTTGGCTGCACATCGCCGTGGCGGTCCTCACCTTCGGCGCGCCCTACGTGCTCGGATATCTGCGCGAGAGGTTCGACGAGTACCGCCTGAAGAACTACATCCGCGAGCAGCTCGAGGAGCGGTTCGGCGACGATCCGGACTGCCTGGAGCGCATCAAGACCGCGATCCATCTGGATCACGGGCCCTTCGGGCTCGAGTTCCAGGCCCGATCGGTCCGGACGTTCGTGGACTCGCGATCGGGTCCTGACGGCGGGCCGCCGACGCTCTACACGCTGCACCAGAGCGGGGACATCGACCTCTACGAGTTCTCGGGCGTTGCCGTCGGACCGATCCTCGACCGGCCGCGCGTCGACGCACACCTCGTGGAGGACGAGGTGCCGCTCGACGCCGAGGACATCGACGACTACCTGGCCAGCGGAGGTGCCGGCCCGCACTTCCGGGTCTACGCGTTCGACACGGGCGCGGAGACGGAGAAGATCAACGTGTCCCGCGACAAGGGGCGGCAGTTGGGCATCAAGTTCCAGTGGAGCCGCGACGTGCAGGAGGTGCGTGGACTGGACCAGGTGGACGTGAACAAGAACCGCTTGAGTGCGTTCCTCATGGACCCCATGGGTCGGGCGGCCGACGGCCGGGACGTCTGCACGCTGCTGGCCGCCGGGGTGTTCACGCTCACGGACCCGTCGGACGGACGCCATCCGTTCGGCTGGACCACCTGGTTCACGCCGGCCTCACCCGTGTCGGGGCTCATCCACCGCGATCGGCGGCCCGCCGGCTTCATGAAATACGTGCTCATCCACGAATGCGGGCACTATTTCTCGCTGGAGCACGATGGCCATGATGGGCTCGACAAGATCATGTACAGCCCGGTCGAGAACGGCTGGTGGAGCTGGAACCTGATCCTCGAGTTCCTGGTGTGGTCGGGCGAGCCGCGCTTCACGTTGGATGACGGCAAGGATGCGTGGGATTTCCTGATCGAAGAGATCCCCCAGTGTCTCGCGGAGGGCTGTGGAGCGCGCTCGTCCGATCCGGGGCCCATCCTGTGAGCGCCGGCGTTCCCCCTCCTGCGCGTCGGCGCCGCCGCCGGCGGCCCTGCCCCTCGTGAGTGCTGTTCGGGCCGACCGTGTTGTCGGCGTTGGTGTGGACGGCGGTGCAGCTGTGGCAGTGGCTGCTCCGGTGAGAGCCGAACGGTGCGGCCGGGCTCCGGCCGGGCCGTCGATGCGGCCCCCGCGGTCGGGCGAGCCGCCCGGGTCGGAGGGCCTGCTCCGCCCGGAGGGGAGCGCTCCCCTCCGGGCGAGGCCATCCACCTGTCGGCCTGCCGGGGCCGCGGGGTCGCGTCAGACGCGCTCGGCCAGCAACGCGTCCAGCTGCTGGTAGCTCATCTCCATCCCGTCCGTCATGCCGGTGGAGAGCGCCATGTCGCGCGATTCCTTCGAGTCGTAGGCGATGGTCATCGCGAGGGTCGTGACGCCGCCGGCCTCGGTGAAGGTGAGCGTGATCAACGCCTCGCCCCCCATGCTGCCCCCGATCGAGCCCGGGTCGTACGTCTCCGTGTGCACGAGCCGCGCGGGCGCCTCCACCTCGCGAAAGGTGCCGTGGAACCCGAACTCCGTCCCCTCTTCGTCGGAGCGCCATCGCCAACGGAACGTCCCACCCGGGCGGACGTCCATCTCACAGATCGGCATGGTCCAACCGGGTGCGCCCACCAACCAGCGCTTCATCAGCGCGGGGGTCGTGTACGCTTCGTAGACCAGTTCGCGCGGTGCGTTGAACGAACGCGTGACCTCGACGGTGGTGTCGTTGGGAAGCTCCACCACTGCCTTCGGGGCGTGCATGACCATGTTCGGGATTTCCGGTGTGGGGTAAGGGTTCAGGCCGCGTCGGCGGCCCGGTCGAGGGCGGCGACATCGATCTTGCGCATCGCCAGCATGGCCCGGGTCACGCGCTCGGCCTTCGCGCGATCGGGGTCGCCGAGATAGCGACCCAGGGCCTTGGGGATCACCTGCCAGGACAGCCCGTACCGGTCGGTGAGCCATCCGCACATGCTCTCGGCGCCGCCGCCGGCCGTGAGCGCATCCCAGTAGCGATCCACGTCCGCCTGATCCTCGCAGTCGATCATGAAGGACACGGCGGGGGTGAACGGATACTTCGGCCCGCCGTTGAGCGCGTGCAGCCGCTGTCCGGCGATGTCGAACGTGGCCGTCATGGGATTCAGCGCGATCACGCTGAAGTCCGGGAAGATGGCGCGGTAGTAGTCAGCCACCTGGTCCAGCGGCGCGTCGAACCAGAGGAACGGTGTGATGCGGGACATGATCTCTCGGGCAGGAAGTGGGTGTGGCGTGCGTCGGTGGAGATGCCAGTCATCCAGGACCGGCGTCCCGCGTGCTGCCGCCGGACGGCGTGCGGCGCGCCTTCAGCTCCTCCAGCAGCGCATCGAGACGCTGGAAGTGGCTCTCCCAGATGGCCCGGTAGCGCTCGATCCATTCCGTGGCCGCGTCCAGGGGCGCAGGCTCCAGTCGCCGCGGGCGGCGCTGGCCCTCCAGCCCCACGGAGACCAGGCCGGCGCGCTCCAGCACCTTCAGGTGCTTCGAGATCGCGGGCTGGCTCAGATCGAACGGCGCCGCCAGCTCCCCCACGCTCGCCTCTCCTTCCGCCAGGCGGGCCAGGATGCCGCGCCGCGTGGGATCGGAGAGTGCGAAGAAGGTCGCGTCCAGTTGTTCGCTGAAGTCCACCATTGAACACCTATTGGTTATATAACCGATAGGTTATTGACTGGGCCGAGCAGCGTCAACCCTCCCTGGGCGGAAGGGTCTCCCGCGGCGCTCCCCCCGCCTCCCGTTGGCCCTGGGGCCGCGCCGGTTGGCTCTGGGACCGCGCCGGTTGGCTCTGGGGCCGCGCCGGTGGTTCAGCGACGGGTCCCGGGCGCGAGCTTGTCCCGCTTGTCGCGTACCTCCGGCCGTGCCTTGCGAGCCAGGGACTCGTCGTAGTAGCGACGCGCCCGCACGGTGTCGCCGCGCGCCGCCTGCACATCCCCCAGGAACTCGAGCGCACCCGCGCTCTCCGGATACCGCTGCGCCCGCATCTCGCCCAGCTCCAGCGCCTTGGCCGTATCCTGCGACAGGGCCACCTGCGCCAGCAGACGCAGCATGGGCTCGCTCGGCTCGAAGGGCGCACCCAACCGGGCCCGGACCGCCTCGAAGTGGCGTGTCAGCAACGCGGGCTCATCCAGGACGCGCGCCAGCGGCACGGCGTATCCGTCGAAGATGAAGCGCAAGGCGTCGTATTCCGCGATGAGGGGCACCGAGCCGTGGTCGTCCTGGTCGTAGTACCGGAACGCATACCGCACGCCGCTCCGGTCGTACGCGTCCAGGACGGCATGGAAGCGCGTGATGGACTCGAAATGCAGATTGCGCGCGGTGTCGGCCGGATTGATGGTGTTGGCCTGCGCCACGTACAGCGCCTTCCCCTCCAGACGCGCGGATTCGAAGAACGGGCGGGCCTGCTTCAGCAGAGCCCGGTCGTCCCACCACAGGCTGGGGTCGATGGCCACGTAGGCGTCGAACGCGTCCGGCATCGTGTAGAGCGCGTTCAGCGTGGTGATCCCCCCGAGCGAGTGTCCCACGAAGACCCGGTACGGCAGCGTCCGATAGCGGGACTCCACCTGCGGGATCAGCTCCTGGGTCAGGAAGCGCAGGAACGCCGGCCCCCCGCCGCTGGACGCGAACCCGGCGTTCTCGGTTCCGTCGAACGCGCGTGTGGTGTGCGTGGGCGTCAGATCACGCGTGCGATCCGTGTTGGGGATGGCGACGACGATCATCTCGGGCACCACGTAGGTGCCGTTCACGCCGGTTCCCAGGATCTGGACCAGACCGCTCACGGAATGGAAGTGGGCGTCGCCATCGAGCAGGTACAGGACGGGATACCGCTGCGGCGTCACGGTCGTGTCGCCGTACGACGGCGGCGTGTAGACCAGATAGGGCCGCGTCTCGTCCAGGATCGCGGACCGGACCGAGTCCACCTGACCGATCTGGACGGCCCGCTGGAAGCGCGACTGGGCGGTGAGCGGGCTGCCGACGAGGAGAACCAGGAGGGAGACGGCCAGCGAGCGCATCACACACCTCCGACGAGTGGGTGCATCGTGGGGCTGCAACGTGCCCCCCGCCGGGGCGCGCCCACAAGGGAACCGGTGGCGCGGCCCTTGCCATGGTCGGGATCAGCCCGTTCCTTCCCCGCACCGTCCCCGGCGGGCGGCGCGCGCCGCGCACGCGCCCAAGTCGCTCCTCCAGCATGGACACCGATGCCACGGACCTCGACGGCGCGCGTCTGGCGCCGGCTCTCGATCGCCCTGCCGTGGCTGGCGCTGGCCACCGGCGCGAGCGGCCAGGACGCCGCCCGTGTCTACGAGCAGTACGCCACGGCCGTGGCCAAGGTGGAGCTGGTCGAGGCGCGCAGCGGGGCCCCCTCGGCCGTGGGCACCGCCTTCTTCGTGGCGCCTTCCCTGCTCCTCACCAACTACCACGTCGTGCAGGAGCTGCTCTTCCGCCCTCGCGCCTACGCCCTGCGCCTGGTACCCACCGACGGCGTCGATGCGGGCGCGGTGCGGATCGTGGCGATCGATCCGGCGAACGATCTGGCCGTGCTGCGCGTCGACCGTGTGCACGGATCTCCGCTCTCGCTCGCGCCCGACTCCATTCCGACGGGCGAGGTGCTCTATTCGATCGGCCACCCCGCGGACCTGCGCACGGCCGTGGTGGAGGGCACCTACAACGGAGCGGTGGACGCCGCCGCGGCCGCGCTCGTCCACTTCAGCGGCTCCATCAACCCCGGCATGAGCGGCGGGCCGACCGTGCGCGCCACCGGTGAGGTGGTGGGGATCAACGTCTCCACCGCGGGCAACCAGCTGAGCTTCCTCATCCCTGCGCGGGTGGCGCGTGCGCTGCTGGCCGACCTGCCGACGGAGGAAGCGCCCGACCTCGATGCGGTCAAGCGCGAGGGGACGCGACGCCTGCTGGCGTTCCAGGACGCCTTCTTCGCGCCGCTGGTGGCGGCCCCACTGCCCACCACGCGGATCGGCTCCGCCTCCCTGCCCGCAGGCCCGGATGCCGCGTTCGACTGCTCGGCGGAGCCACACGATCTCGAGGACGAGCCCTATGAGATGATCGAGTACGTCTGCTTCACCCAGGACGACATGCTCCTGGGTCCCGGCGGCGGGTACGATCTGATCTACATGGAGCACATGTACCTCGCGTCGGAGACCCTGAATCCCGTGGCCTTCAACGCGCTCGTGTCCGAGTGGCACAGCGCGGTCCTGGAGTGGGAGGTGCCGGTCAACGACGACGCCACGCGCTACCGCTGCGAGCGCCGCACGCTCGACGAGGGTCTGGCCGCCCAGATGGTCGTCATCTTCTGCGCGCGGGCCCACCTCTCCCATCCGGGCCTGCTGGACCTGTTCGTCCGCTCGACCCTGCGGGGTGGGAACGGGGAGGCGGTCGTGTCCACGCTGCGCAGCGCCGCCATCTCCTGGGACAACGCGAGAGGACTCACCCGCCGCTGGCTGGAGGGCCTCCAGTGGATGCCCTGACGATCGTAGAGGTACGCGACGGGAAGGGCGTGCTCACGGCCCGCGTCCGGGTAGGCGCTCAGACGGTCCGCGTCGGGCGCGCGCCGGACAACGACGTGGTGGTGGAGGACGAGTTCGTCGATGCCCACCACCTGGAGGCGAGGCTCGTCCAGGACGGCGTGTGGATCCGCGACCTCGGGTCGAGGAACGGCACCCGCGTGGGAGGGGAGGACGCGGGAGGCGTGGAGGTCCACGCTCCCTTCGGCGCAGCCGTGGAGCTGGGCCAGACCCGTCTCCTCTTCCGGGCTCCCCACGCGGACGTGCCCGAGACCCGGGCGCTCCCGGTCGAGGAGCCGCGGCTCTTCCCCTATGAACGGTGGCCCGCATGGCCGCTGTGGACGGGCGCCACCCTCCTGATCACCGCAGGCGCGTGGATCGCCGGCTACGACCGCTTCGGGCCGGCCATCGCCGTGGGCGTCCTGCTGGCCGTCGGTGTGTTGATCCTGCTCTGGGTGGGCCTGTGGGCCGCGGGCACCCGCCTCCTCACCGGGCGCTCGCGCTTTCGCGAGCACCTGGCGTTCTCGTCCGTGTTCACGCTCGTCTTCCTCATCCTCGACACGCCACTCGGCTGGCTGCGCTTCGCGGTGGGAAGCCCCCTGCTGGACGCGGGGGTCGGGCTGGGCATCAACAGCTTCCTGCTCTGGTCGGTGGGCATCTTCGGTCACGTGGACATCGCGTCGCGGCGGAGCCGCGCCTTCAAGGTCGGTGTGGCCACCACGGCCGGGGTCCTGGCCGTCCTGATGTCCCTCGCGTTCCAGCGCGCGGATCTGGGTCCTTCCTTCGATGTGCAGCGCGGGCTGTCCACCCTGGCCCCCGTCCCCCCTTCCCTCACCCGGACCACCTCCGTGGAGGCCTTCTTCGCCGACCTGGAGGACCTGCAGGCCGGGGTGGAGGAAGAGGCGGAGGAGGCTCGGCGTGAGCGGGAGGACGACGCCTCCGAGGACGCGGGAGCCGAGGGCGCGGCCGGCACCCGTGCGTCTGGACCCGCGGGGCCGTAGACTGGGGGAAACACCGCTCCGGCGACCCTCGTCACCCCCCGAAGCGCGGGAGAAGCCGAATGAAATCCCCCCTCGTCGAGGCCGGGGAACCGGGCTCGCACGCCATGTCGCGCGCCGATCCATGCGGCGAACCCCGCCCATTGCGCCGCGCCCGGCTGCTGGACCGCCTGCTCGCGATCCTCGTTCCCCTGGGTCTCGCCTGCGCTGCCGTGCAGTGGTGGTCGCGCCCCGCGGCCCGCGTGCACTTCCTGGTGGTGCTGGCCGCCGCCGCGGTCGCGGGGGTTTCCTGGATCCTCAACCGGATGAACTGCTACCGGGAAGCGGGGGTGCTCGCGTCGCTGGTCCCCACCCTCGCTGTGCTGCTGTCGCTGGTGATCACGCCGTCGGAGTTCATCGCGTTCGCATATCCGACCGTGGGCGTGCTGCTGGCCGCGCTGCTCCTGTCGGTCCGCGCAGCGGTGACGCTTACCGCCGTCAACGCGGGCATGCTTCTGCTGGTCCCGCTGATCCAACCCGCGATCAGCTATCCCAACATCGCCGCGGCGCTCGGCTTCAACGTGTTCGTGGCCGTCCTGGTGGTCGCGGGGATGCGCAACCTCGAGCAGGAGGAGGAGGACCGACGGTCGGCGCTCAGGGCGAGCGAAGAGCGCTGGCGCTCCCTGATCACGGGGCACCCGAATCCGACCATCATCACCGAATCGGGTCGGTGTGTGTTCGCGAATGCCGCCTTCCTGGAGTTGCTCGGCGCTGCGTCGTTCCAGCTGCTGGAGGGGCGCGACCTCGGCGAGTTCGCGCATCCGGACGCCGCGACCGCGCTGGCGCAGCACCTGGGCGACGCGCATCGGGGCGCGAAAGGGGTACCGCTGGCGTTCCGCCTTCTGCGCGGCGACGGCACCCAGCGGCGCGTGGAGGCGTCGTCCATGTCCATCGCCCACGGTGGGACGCCGGCGGTGCTCACCGTCCTGCACGACGTCACCGACCGCTGGTTGGACCGCCAGCGTCTCGAGGAGTCCGAAGCCCGCTATCGGTCCCTCGTGGAGCACGCTCCGGAGGCCATCGCGGTGCTGGACGGCGTCGACGGCCGCTGGTTGGACTGGAACCGGAATGCGGAGCGCCTCTTCGGTCGTCCGCCGGAGTCGCTGCGCGCCACCACCGCCGCCGCCCTCAGCCTCCCCGTCCAACCCTCGGGGGCCGAGGCCGCCACGCAGTGGGCCGCCTGTGTGCGTCAAACCCTGGACCAGGAGGCGTGCGACCTGGAGTGGTGGTTCCAGGGCCCCGATGGCGCCATCCCCTGCGAGGTGCGACTGGTGCGGATCCCGGGCAGCGATCCACCGTCGCTCCGGGCCAGCATCACCGACATCACCGAGCGCAAGCGCCTCGAGGCGGAGCGGCGGCAGGCAGAGACCAAGCTGCGCACACTGATCGAGCAATCGACGGACCTCATCAGCGTGCTGGACGCCGATCGACGCATCGTCTTCGAGAGCCCTTCGATCGCCAGGATCCTCGGGTATTCCGTGGACGAGCTGCTGGGGCGGGACGTGCTGGACGTCATCCATCCGGACGACGCCGAGCTGGTGCTGCGCTCCATCGCCGTCGGAGCCTACAACCCGGGCGTGCCGCGCTCCGTCGAGATCCGGCTCCGACACAAGGACGGATCCTGGCGCACCGTCGAAGCCGTGGGGCAGGTGCTCGCCGAGAACGTGGACGGGTGGCACCTCGTGGTCCACTCCCGGGACATCACGGATCGGCAGCGGCTGGAGGCGGAGCTGCTGCGCATCAGCAACCGGGAGCAGCGGCGCCTGGGTCGTGATCTCCACGACGGTATGGGCCAGGTGCTGGTGGGGGCGCGCCTCTACGCAGCGGGCGTGGAGCGCAGCCTTCGCCGGAAGGGGGCGGAGGAGGCGGACGGAGTGCACGAGATCGGTCGCATGCTCGACGAGGCCCACGAGCTGGCGCGGGCGCTGGCCCGGGGCCTCAACCCGGTGAGCCTGGAAGGAGGCGGCCTGATCTCCGCACTGGAGGACCTCACCAAGGGCGTCACCCGGCTGCACGGGATCGAATGCCCGTTCCGGGTGGAGGATGCGCTCTCGATCGGGGACCTCGACGGTGCCGCCCATCTCTACCGGATCGCCCAGGAGGCGCTCACGAACGCCACGCTACACGCACAAGCTACGCGAATTACGGTCTCGCTCCGGCGCAACGGGGAGGACACCCTCGTCCTGACCGTCCGCGACAACGGCACGGGCATCGTATCCAACGGCGCGCGCGCGCACGGGATGGGCGTTCCGATCATGCGCAAGCGGGCCAGCATGCTGGGCGGGACGCTGGAGATCCGCTCGGATCGGAGCGGCACCGAGGTCTGCTGCTCCTTCCCTGCCGGACCCTTCCGCGCACCGCTCGCAGCCCACGCGGGAGGCCTGCCGTCATGAGCGCCGACTCCGTGCGCGTGGTCCTGGTGGACGATCATGTGCTGGTACGATCCGGGCTACGCGTGCTGTTGAACCAGATGGCCGGCATCGCGGTGGTGGGTGAGGCCAGCGATGGACGCGAGGCCGTGGAGCGCGTCCAGGAGCTGAAGCCCGACCTCGTGATCCTCGACATCCAGATGCCGGAGCTCAACGGCCTGGATGCGCTCGAGCAGCTCCGCCGGGCCCATCCCGACGTCCGGCTGGTCGTCCTATCCATGTACTCCAATCCGGAGACCGTGCAGGCCGCACTGTCGCGCGGCGCCGATGGCTATGTGGTCAAGGCGGCGGCGCAGGAGGAGCTGGAGTTCGCGGTGCGCGCGGCGCTGCGCGGCGACATCTACCTGAGTCCGGCCGTCACCCGCAGCGCCCTGGAGACGGAGCGCACCAGCGTCGGCGGCACCGAGCAGCTCACCATGCGCCAGCGCGAGATCCTGCAACTGGTGGTGGAGGGGAACTCCACGAAGGGGATCGCGCGCAAGCTGGGGTTGAGCATCAAGACGGTGGAAGCGCATCGTAGCCAGTTGATGTCCCGGCTCGGCATCAAGAACGTCCCGGGGCTGGTACGGTACGCGATGCGCGCGGGGATCATCCCGGGCGAGGAGTAGGCCCGGCGCCGGATCACCTTCCCCGGCGCCGGAGCACCTCCTCCGCAGCCGGAGCACCTTCCCCGGCGCCGTTGGGCAAGGGGTTTCCCGCAGCCACTCTGGGGGTTTCCCTGCTGCAGCGACCGCACGCCGCTCGCTACTGTTCGGGGACACGGTACGTACCCCCCGACCGTGAGTGACCTGCGATGTTGAGCGACCCTACCCTGCAGCACGCAACGGAGTCTCCGCCCCTGCCGGACGCTCGCGACCCCCGGCCCGCGACCTCGCCCCCCCGTGACGCACCCATCGGCCCGACCACGGAGCTCGAACGGAGCCTGCTCGCCCTGCTCGCGCGGGTCGCCGAGTTCCGGATCGACCCGGGCGGAACGCATGCGGTCCGGGTCGGGCATCTGGCCGCCGACCTGGCGCTCGCGCTGGAGATGGATGAGGCCTTCTGCGAGATGATCCGGTGGGCGGCTCCTCTGCACGACCTGGGCACGGTGGGTGTGCCCGACCACGTGCTCACCCACGCCCCCCCGCTCTCCGGCCCCGACGCGAACGTGATGAAGCTGCACACGTCCGTGATCGAAGTGCTGCTCGGTCGGGAGGAGGGACCCGCGCTCGTGGAGATGATCCGACGCGTCGCCGTGGGCCATCATGAGCGGTGGGATGGACGCGGCTACCCGGAGGGCCTGCGGGGCGCGTCCATCCCCATCGAGGCACGCATCGTGGCGGTGGCCGACACCTATCAGTCGCTCACGCACCGGATGCCGCGCGCCGATGCCATGAAGGAGATCATGGCGGAAGCCGGCGCCGCCTTCGACCCACAGGTCGTGGGCGCGCTGGTGCGGGTGGCGGCCCGCGCCGCGGCCTGATCACGGCGGCGCGAAACGCGCCGCCCGTCCTCCCCGTAGGGACGCGTGAGGTTCACCCGTGTCCCCCCTGGGAGGCTTCATGCTTCGCCCGCTGTTCATCGCCGTCTGCACCGCCGCGCTCCTCGTGCCACCGGCTCCACAGGTTCCGCCGCAGCCGCAGATCCTGATCCTGGGCACGTTCCACATGGCCAACCCCGGCCGGGACGTGCACAACATGGAGGCGGACGACGTCCTGTCGCAGAAGCGGCAGGCCGAGATGGCGGAGCTCCTCGACGTGCTGGAGCGCTTCGGCCCCACCAAGGTGGCGGTGGAGTCCGCCGTGGGCAGTCGCACGGTGGGCGAGCGCTACCGCGCCTACCGGGCGGGCGACTACACCCTCACGCGCAACGAGACCGACCAGATCGGTCTGCGCCTGGCCGCCGCGCTGGACCTCGACACGGTCTATCCGGTGGACGTGGACGGGGAATTCCCGTTCTATCGCGTGCAGAACTGGGCCGTCGCCAACGAGCGGCAGGAGGCGTTCGACTCGCTGCAGGCCGAGACGGGCGCGGCGGTGGCCCGGCAAGGGGAGTACCTGCGGACGCATACGCTGCTGGAGACGCTCGCCCGGATGAACTCGGATTCGGCAGCCGCGGCGGGCGTCGCCAGCTACTACGGGTTCGTACCGTTCGGTCAGCCCTACGAGTACGCGGGACCGGACCTGCTCGCACGCTGGTTCGAGCGCAACGTCCGGATCTACCACAACATCCGCGCGCTCGTGGACTCCCCGGACGACCGCATCCTGGTGCTCTACGGCGCGGGCCACCTGGGCTGGTTGCGCCAGAATGTGCGGGACGATCCCGCCGTGGATCTGCGAACGCTGGGAGACCTGATGGGGGTGTAGTCGCCGCCCTGGCGCCCGCTCGGGCGCGGCCCGCGCCTCACACGCCGAACTGATCCAGGTGGTAGTCGAGGTGCTTGATGAAGACGCGGTTCCACTCCGCCGCGGTCAGGCGGCCGAACGTCGGGTTGTGCTTCCCCTCGAAATGGCTCGGTCCGAGCTCGTGCACCCGGGCGATGTTGCCGAGGAGCCGGTCCTTCTCCTTCTCGAAGTCGCGGGGGTCCGCGACCACCCAGGCCGGCACCGTGCGGGAGTTCTTGATGTAGGGCCGATCGCCGATCACGGCGCCGCGGATCAACCGGCTCACCACCCAACGCAGCACCGGGTTCATGGTCGGGTAGGTGTCGTTCAGCGCGCCTTCGAAGATCAGCGAGTTGTGCGCCAGCATCTGGCCCGCGTTCATCTTGCCCCAGCGCGGGCGCGTCTCCGCCTGCAGCGTGTCGATCCGGGCGATGAGCGCATCGCGCTCCTCGGCGTCGAAGACGTTGTGGACGGGCATCGTCGGGGCTCCGCGGGTCCGGGGGACGTAGGCGCTACGCTGAGCCTGGCGAAGGGCGGCAGCGGCGGCAACCCCGCGCACGGAGCCGCCAGGCCCGCCCCGGGGTGGGGCGGGCGGCGCGACCGACGCTAGGCCCCGAACTCCTCCCCGTCGAGGGGCCGGATC
Coding sequences within it:
- a CDS encoding SRPBCC family protein, whose protein sequence is MHAPKAVVELPNDTTVEVTRSFNAPRELVYEAYTTPALMKRWLVGAPGWTMPICEMDVRPGGTFRWRWRSDEEGTEFGFHGTFREVEAPARLVHTETYDPGSIGGSMGGEALITLTFTEAGGVTTLAMTIAYDSKESRDMALSTGMTDGMEMSYQQLDALLAERV
- a CDS encoding VOC family protein, with amino-acid sequence MSRITPFLWFDAPLDQVADYYRAIFPDFSVIALNPMTATFDIAGQRLHALNGGPKYPFTPAVSFMIDCEDQADVDRYWDALTAGGGAESMCGWLTDRYGLSWQVIPKALGRYLGDPDRAKAERVTRAMLAMRKIDVAALDRAADAA
- a CDS encoding metalloregulator ArsR/SmtB family transcription factor translates to MDFSEQLDATFFALSDPTRRGILARLAEGEASVGELAAPFDLSQPAISKHLKVLERAGLVSVGLEGQRRPRRLEPAPLDAATEWIERYRAIWESHFQRLDALLEELKARRTPSGGSTRDAGPG
- a CDS encoding alpha/beta hydrolase-fold protein, whose translation is MRSLAVSLLVLLVGSPLTAQSRFQRAVQIGQVDSVRSAILDETRPYLVYTPPSYGDTTVTPQRYPVLYLLDGDAHFHSVSGLVQILGTGVNGTYVVPEMIVVAIPNTDRTRDLTPTHTTRAFDGTENAGFASSGGGPAFLRFLTQELIPQVESRYRTLPYRVFVGHSLGGITTLNALYTMPDAFDAYVAIDPSLWWDDRALLKQARPFFESARLEGKALYVAQANTINPADTARNLHFESITRFHAVLDAYDRSGVRYAFRYYDQDDHGSVPLIAEYDALRFIFDGYAVPLARVLDEPALLTRHFEAVRARLGAPFEPSEPMLRLLAQVALSQDTAKALELGEMRAQRYPESAGALEFLGDVQAARGDTVRARRYYDESLARKARPEVRDKRDKLAPGTRR
- a CDS encoding serine protease, with protein sequence MPRTSTARVWRRLSIALPWLALATGASGQDAARVYEQYATAVAKVELVEARSGAPSAVGTAFFVAPSLLLTNYHVVQELLFRPRAYALRLVPTDGVDAGAVRIVAIDPANDLAVLRVDRVHGSPLSLAPDSIPTGEVLYSIGHPADLRTAVVEGTYNGAVDAAAAALVHFSGSINPGMSGGPTVRATGEVVGINVSTAGNQLSFLIPARVARALLADLPTEEAPDLDAVKREGTRRLLAFQDAFFAPLVAAPLPTTRIGSASLPAGPDAAFDCSAEPHDLEDEPYEMIEYVCFTQDDMLLGPGGGYDLIYMEHMYLASETLNPVAFNALVSEWHSAVLEWEVPVNDDATRYRCERRTLDEGLAAQMVVIFCARAHLSHPGLLDLFVRSTLRGGNGEAVVSTLRSAAISWDNARGLTRRWLEGLQWMP
- a CDS encoding FHA domain-containing protein, yielding MDALTIVEVRDGKGVLTARVRVGAQTVRVGRAPDNDVVVEDEFVDAHHLEARLVQDGVWIRDLGSRNGTRVGGEDAGGVEVHAPFGAAVELGQTRLLFRAPHADVPETRALPVEEPRLFPYERWPAWPLWTGATLLITAGAWIAGYDRFGPAIAVGVLLAVGVLILLWVGLWAAGTRLLTGRSRFREHLAFSSVFTLVFLILDTPLGWLRFAVGSPLLDAGVGLGINSFLLWSVGIFGHVDIASRRSRAFKVGVATTAGVLAVLMSLAFQRADLGPSFDVQRGLSTLAPVPPSLTRTTSVEAFFADLEDLQAGVEEEAEEARREREDDASEDAGAEGAAGTRASGPAGP
- a CDS encoding PAS domain S-box protein codes for the protein MKSPLVEAGEPGSHAMSRADPCGEPRPLRRARLLDRLLAILVPLGLACAAVQWWSRPAARVHFLVVLAAAAVAGVSWILNRMNCYREAGVLASLVPTLAVLLSLVITPSEFIAFAYPTVGVLLAALLLSVRAAVTLTAVNAGMLLLVPLIQPAISYPNIAAALGFNVFVAVLVVAGMRNLEQEEEDRRSALRASEERWRSLITGHPNPTIITESGRCVFANAAFLELLGAASFQLLEGRDLGEFAHPDAATALAQHLGDAHRGAKGVPLAFRLLRGDGTQRRVEASSMSIAHGGTPAVLTVLHDVTDRWLDRQRLEESEARYRSLVEHAPEAIAVLDGVDGRWLDWNRNAERLFGRPPESLRATTAAALSLPVQPSGAEAATQWAACVRQTLDQEACDLEWWFQGPDGAIPCEVRLVRIPGSDPPSLRASITDITERKRLEAERRQAETKLRTLIEQSTDLISVLDADRRIVFESPSIARILGYSVDELLGRDVLDVIHPDDAELVLRSIAVGAYNPGVPRSVEIRLRHKDGSWRTVEAVGQVLAENVDGWHLVVHSRDITDRQRLEAELLRISNREQRRLGRDLHDGMGQVLVGARLYAAGVERSLRRKGAEEADGVHEIGRMLDEAHELARALARGLNPVSLEGGGLISALEDLTKGVTRLHGIECPFRVEDALSIGDLDGAAHLYRIAQEALTNATLHAQATRITVSLRRNGEDTLVLTVRDNGTGIVSNGARAHGMGVPIMRKRASMLGGTLEIRSDRSGTEVCCSFPAGPFRAPLAAHAGGLPS
- a CDS encoding response regulator transcription factor; protein product: MSADSVRVVLVDDHVLVRSGLRVLLNQMAGIAVVGEASDGREAVERVQELKPDLVILDIQMPELNGLDALEQLRRAHPDVRLVVLSMYSNPETVQAALSRGADGYVVKAAAQEELEFAVRAALRGDIYLSPAVTRSALETERTSVGGTEQLTMRQREILQLVVEGNSTKGIARKLGLSIKTVEAHRSQLMSRLGIKNVPGLVRYAMRAGIIPGEE